CATTACAAAAGAACATTCATCATAGATTTCTATGTATATTTGTGTAACTCCAGGTGGTAAATAGCtacaataatagaaaaagaatatacatgataaatatatttgaaaatgtgtgtGCATTCCTTAAAATATATACCATTGAATAACTTTGTTCCAATGCGGATTCTTTGCTCCATTCGAGCATGTATGTGTCTCATAAACTGCATGACCTACTCTCATTCTCACATATGGATCCATTCTGATCATCCCATAGTTTTTTACTAGTTTAGCCTACAGGAAgtatctttttgaaattatgaataaaatattattacaaaatacatgTATATCGATTCAAaggatatattgaaatatatatattaacccAAAAGCTGACAGATTACCTGGACAATCGTTATACTGAGTCTACCAATTTGCATTTGCATTTGATGAAGCGCAAGTGCTGCCTGTTCATCCGCAGCTTCTTGTTGTTGCTGGATAATACGTTCTTCTACTCTAAGGAATCCCTGAGGAAGCGGGCCCAGAAAGGcctggaaaattgaatttttctggtccaattatttcacatattgaaaatatacagGCAACCACGGATAATTCTAGAATattcacattttattttaacattcataaataatttgcattgatatttaataatatattcttcgtTATCGTTGTCGCGCaatctaaataaaattgcattattttctgatgaaatttgACTATTGCGATACTGTCAATATGAATTGCACTATTTACCCGTTTTTTCCATTCTTCATACAAATCTGACCGTCTCTCGGTttccattacaaaataatttaaggtttcaacaaaattaaaaatttcttcgtCGTTCGATACACAAGAACTACtgtcacaatgaaaatgaaacctGTCACACTACGTGAACGTTTTGATGCATCGAAACAATCATAATACACATATGACACGGTGACAGCACGCCATCTTAGAATACTCTTACAAAAAGAGGTCGCGGATGGAAATGAGCGCTTCTTGAacttatttttcgaattaaaaCTTCAGTTCTTTTATTAGATATTCGCAAATGAATTGAGGAACATTACGGAAGCATTTGATCCgccatttttataaaagaaactaaCACCTTCGcctgataaatatttcaatatcatcaAACAAAagtttttgttttaaatgtaaaatgttaaataaaagaaaaaaaattcttgTGTCAtcgttttttaaaattcatttttttatagtcatgcaaaaacagaaatttaaattgcaaaatattaaggatattctttatttatcatttctattGGAAAGAAtaactgtaaatatataaatataaatagaaccaaattttctaaaattaacgATACGTGaacagaaatttttatattgtaccgcaggtaatatttgtattaagaattaacatttttgttaaaatttataaGGTTGAGGTCATGTAAAGGTCACGATTATGATGATCATTTATCCCACGTATATCATACTTAATTGGACCTACAAcgaattgtattaaaattgtatagtgTAAGGAAGAGAGAGCATAACGAGAGcaggaaaaatatatattaaatacacaaaattattatttgtcgTAAAAGCCGCGCGGAAGCCATTTTGCAATTGAGATACAATtatctccctctttctctctctgtttttcaGTTAGCCGACTGATTTCTCTttctgtttcattgaaaaaatcatAGAGTGTGAAGTGTATTCAGAGTATTCTTGACAAGTCGTTCACTGGCGTGACGTCTGGGTTCTCAGTAATCGGGAACTTctggaaaatatttgtttgaaaaaGCAGAGCCGgtagtttcttttaatttcgaATTCGTTTGACCTTTTCCCCATGTTCTAGTCATTTGCTCGTTCTATTTGTGATTGCGATTTTTTCCCCGCGATAAATTCCGAGAACGGTTACGTGTTCTTCCATATTTTTGGTGAAAGAAGATTTCAACGAACCATCCCAGAATCATGTCACATCAAACGGGAATCAAAGGTATCGTTATCGTATCATAATCCCaatttaatcatttgaaaatttcattgatatATTAACCTCAATTTGGTAACAACATCGGAGCTAACAATGGTTTGTTTATTGTAGCGAATGATGCTCTGAAGAAATTGTTTGCCAAATGTCGTGACGGAAAACTACGAGTTTTGAAAGTTTCCATAGAGAATGGTAAGTTTATTTCTCCAAATTCCGACTGTAATGGATTTGtgaaaatttttaagtaatcaaatatttgacaatttgaaAGGTTTTCATATACGTTTTTTTATCTTACAGAGGAATTAACACCTGCAGCTTCCTCTAAGCCTATAAGCAAGTGGCAAGATGATTACGATAAATTGATTAAACCTCTGATTGTTGAAAATCAACCTGCGTATATTCTCTATAGACTTGACACTAAATCCTCTGATTCTGGTTATGATTGGTTATTTATATCTTGGTCTCCTGACACTGCACCAGTTAGACAAAAGATGCTTTACGCATCAACTAAAGCAACCTTGAAACAAGAGTTCGGTACAGCTTCTATAAAAGATGAATTGCATGGTACCGTGCCTGAAGATATAACATTGGAAGGTTACTATAAGTACAAGAGAAATGATGCAGCTCCAGCACCATTAACAACTGCAGAAGAAGAATTAGCAGAACTTAAGAAGAACACTGTCAGCACTGATTACAGCGTTGAAACAAGACATCAAACATTAAGTGGTGTTTCTTTTCCTGTGACAGATGAAGCAAAACAAGCGATTACAGAGCTGGGTAAAGGTATACATGAGTATGTTCAACTGAAGATCGACttggaagaagagaaaataCATTTGGTCATAGCTTGTGATGTTTCATTGGATAAACTGCCAACAAAAGTTCCATCGGATTCTGCTAGATATCACCTTTATAATTTTAAGCACACTCATGAAGGAGATTACATGGAGTGTATTGGTATGTAACAGAATGAAATGCATtgtttttttcattgaataatgtttcatacatatgttacagtttttatatatagtatgCCTGGATACAGCTGTAGTATTAAAGAAAGAATGTTGTATTCGTCGTGTAAAGCACCTCTTCTAGACCTCATCCAATCACTCGGagtgaatattacaaaaaaagtAAGTAGAAAAAGTTGTTTATGGCTTAATT
The window above is part of the Nomia melanderi isolate GNS246 chromosome 2, iyNomMela1, whole genome shotgun sequence genome. Proteins encoded here:
- the twf gene encoding twinfilin actin binding protein isoform X2 codes for the protein MSHQTGIKANDALKKLFAKCRDGKLRVLKVSIENEELTPAASSKPISKWQDDYDKLIKPLIVENQPAYILYRLDTKSSDSGYDWLFISWSPDTAPVRQKMLYASTKATLKQEFGTASIKDELHGTVPEDITLEGYYKYKRNDAAPAPLTTAEEELAELKKNTVSTDYSVETRHQTLSGVSFPVTDEAKQAITELGKGIHEYVQLKIDLEEEKIHLVIACDVSLDKLPTKVPSDSARYHLYNFKHTHEGDYMECIVFIYSMPGYSCSIKERMLYSSCKAPLLDLIQSLGVNITKKLEVNSGEELADMLEAPPTIKETAAITPATPSTPYAPTQSISEKKSKQKRSCILS
- the twf gene encoding twinfilin actin binding protein isoform X1 — its product is MSHQTGIKANDALKKLFAKCRDGKLRVLKVSIENEELTPAASSKPISKWQDDYDKLIKPLIVENQPAYILYRLDTKSSDSGYDWLFISWSPDTAPVRQKMLYASTKATLKQEFGTASIKDELHGTVPEDITLEGYYKYKRNDAAPAPLTTAEEELAELKKNTVSTDYSVETRHQTLSGVSFPVTDEAKQAITELGKGIHEYVQLKIDLEEEKIHLVIACDVSLDKLPTKVPSDSARYHLYNFKHTHEGDYMECIVFIYSMPGYSCSIKERMLYSSCKAPLLDLIQSLGVNITKKLELDDGRELTEGFLQEELHPKISLHQPKFAKPKGPPGRGAKRLTKVQDLGTSDQES